The Thermosynechococcus sp. genome has a segment encoding these proteins:
- a CDS encoding chemotaxis protein CheW: MSAPVLQEYFHVELPQGVNVAIPLGQTAQVLSVEPRDICLVPGVSAALLGISNHRGRLLWMLDLLKLLGVQYAWGRSPHQRWTAVVMQDTDGSSPRQLACLVSQLRGIIHVSPEQQQPVPQRLQGQLQQYLQGFVRLDRLPILLLNVEAVFQAVAHSAAPDL, translated from the coding sequence GTGAGTGCCCCAGTCCTTCAGGAATACTTTCATGTGGAACTGCCCCAAGGGGTGAATGTAGCGATTCCCCTTGGCCAAACGGCGCAGGTTTTAAGCGTTGAGCCACGGGATATTTGTCTGGTGCCGGGGGTTTCGGCCGCTCTTTTGGGCATTAGTAACCACCGGGGGCGGTTATTGTGGATGCTTGACCTATTGAAGTTGCTGGGGGTGCAGTATGCTTGGGGGCGATCGCCCCACCAACGTTGGACGGCAGTGGTCATGCAAGATACTGATGGCTCGTCACCGCGTCAACTGGCGTGTTTGGTGAGTCAACTGCGGGGCATTATTCATGTGTCGCCAGAGCAGCAGCAGCCGGTGCCCCAGCGACTTCAAGGGCAGCTGCAGCAGTATTTGCAGGGTTTTGTGCGGTTGGATCGCCTGCCAATCTTACTATTGAATGTTGAAGCCGTTTTTCAAGCTGTTGCCCATTCAGCTGCGCCAGACCTATGA
- a CDS encoding hybrid sensor histidine kinase/response regulator: MTLDAADLDAITQEARHCFLYEDAPEYLLLLEQWAEQVATDPERHCTAEDYNRLMRAAHSLKGGAGIAQLSELQALSHRLEDVLEALKEGRLGDRPRAHHLLVQGIEQAQELLAAAKQNHSLTPTPHYQALLAALTELLGAVSATPSPSTAAPPDLRTALTQTLEESLQILEASATDAERETALAHLIATAHTLGKQYALPWLQQLAAELPKLAADLPLGELVPAIVAECRQLQQAELVKLLPPEATPTPPAATTPPQDSYLRIPVSRLDRLGNTVSELLIGQERLTLYQQQFLRANRELKHRLEQFRPIRDQVQTFYDRLATPLGGRGRPTNGHNDFNGHNDFDALQFDRYTELHTALQDFQELLVRIQETGADIDLLNRDLQEALDLNRQHLNSLYAELTNSRLLPFRQLAAKFVTAVQALGDRHHKPVQLVIEGGDTLVDQVILQQLKAPLTHLVRNAFDHGLEPPEQRQQLGKSPRGTIWLRAQLRGNAVEIQVADDGRGIDLQRVSQKAVELQLCSAEKVPHLSREQILEFLFVPGFSTAKQVSDLSGRGVGLDVVREQVRRLRGRLQITTEPQQGTTFSLTLPLTLSLLPMVLCQVGELTLAIPDLSIREVIALKEYTDIRHPSPTIDWQGQSIPLCPLHQLLPYQRPLSAPTQPLGVGVVVDVAGQAVALAVNYLIAERELVVKPFDQTVPVPPYVMGCTVLGSGEVVPVLAPDNFTVLLRPRAVPASPIMARPQQRTIPQVLIVDDSITVRRLLDRVLRQAGYDVVQCRDGKEALDFLLGQGDQVSLVITDVEMPRLDGYGLLEAIRLSARLRHLPVAILTSRGGGYPPPKSLSTGCQWLHYQALSTPRVAANGNPTARWS, encoded by the coding sequence ATGACCCTCGATGCCGCCGACCTGGATGCAATTACCCAAGAAGCACGCCATTGCTTCCTCTACGAGGATGCCCCGGAGTATCTACTGCTCCTCGAACAATGGGCAGAGCAAGTGGCCACCGATCCCGAGCGGCACTGTACGGCTGAGGATTACAACAGGCTGATGCGGGCAGCGCATTCCCTCAAAGGGGGGGCTGGGATTGCCCAACTCAGTGAGCTACAGGCCTTGAGCCATCGCCTAGAGGATGTTCTGGAAGCCCTCAAAGAGGGCCGCCTGGGCGATCGCCCCCGTGCCCATCATCTTCTGGTTCAAGGCATTGAGCAGGCCCAAGAACTCTTGGCCGCCGCCAAACAGAATCATTCCTTAACACCAACGCCCCACTATCAAGCCCTTCTTGCAGCCCTCACGGAACTCCTCGGCGCCGTCTCAGCCACACCCTCGCCCTCCACTGCCGCTCCCCCCGATCTACGTACCGCCTTGACACAAACCCTTGAGGAGTCCCTGCAGATCCTAGAGGCGAGTGCCACGGATGCAGAGCGGGAGACGGCCTTGGCTCACCTGATTGCCACGGCCCACACCCTAGGGAAACAGTACGCCCTGCCTTGGTTGCAGCAACTGGCCGCCGAATTACCGAAGTTGGCAGCGGATTTGCCCCTTGGGGAATTAGTGCCCGCCATTGTCGCTGAGTGTCGTCAATTGCAGCAGGCAGAACTGGTCAAGTTACTGCCGCCTGAAGCGACCCCTACCCCGCCTGCGGCCACAACTCCCCCCCAAGACAGCTATCTGCGCATTCCCGTTAGTCGGCTGGATCGCCTCGGTAACACTGTCAGCGAATTGCTCATTGGCCAAGAACGCCTCACCCTCTATCAACAGCAGTTCTTGCGGGCCAATCGCGAACTTAAGCACCGCCTTGAGCAATTTCGCCCCATTCGCGATCAGGTACAGACTTTTTACGATCGCTTGGCCACCCCCCTGGGCGGTCGCGGTCGGCCAACGAATGGCCACAATGACTTTAACGGCCACAATGACTTTGATGCCCTGCAATTTGACCGCTACACAGAACTGCACACCGCCCTCCAGGATTTTCAAGAATTGCTGGTGCGGATTCAGGAGACAGGCGCCGATATTGATCTGCTCAACCGCGATCTCCAAGAAGCCCTTGATCTCAACCGCCAGCACTTAAATAGTCTCTACGCTGAACTGACGAATTCCCGCTTGCTGCCCTTTCGCCAACTGGCAGCAAAGTTTGTGACCGCTGTGCAAGCCTTAGGCGATCGCCACCATAAACCGGTTCAACTGGTGATCGAGGGGGGCGATACCCTTGTAGATCAAGTGATTTTGCAGCAACTCAAGGCCCCCCTGACCCATCTGGTGCGCAACGCCTTTGACCACGGTCTTGAGCCGCCCGAACAGCGGCAACAACTGGGCAAGTCCCCGCGGGGAACCATTTGGCTACGGGCGCAACTGCGGGGGAATGCCGTGGAAATTCAGGTGGCCGATGATGGTCGGGGAATTGATCTGCAACGGGTGAGTCAAAAAGCGGTGGAACTGCAGCTTTGCTCTGCCGAAAAAGTTCCTCACCTGAGCCGCGAGCAGATTTTGGAATTTCTCTTTGTACCGGGGTTTTCAACCGCCAAGCAGGTGAGTGATCTCTCTGGTCGGGGGGTAGGACTGGATGTGGTGCGTGAGCAAGTGCGGCGATTGCGGGGGCGTCTGCAGATTACCACTGAACCCCAGCAGGGAACGACCTTCAGCCTCACCCTCCCCTTGACCCTGAGTCTGCTGCCCATGGTACTGTGTCAAGTCGGGGAGCTAACCTTGGCCATCCCAGATTTGAGTATCCGCGAAGTCATTGCCCTCAAGGAATACACAGATATTCGCCACCCCAGCCCCACCATTGATTGGCAAGGACAATCCATTCCCCTGTGCCCACTGCATCAATTGCTGCCCTATCAGCGTCCCCTGAGTGCGCCAACGCAGCCCCTTGGTGTGGGTGTGGTTGTGGATGTGGCTGGTCAGGCGGTGGCCTTGGCGGTGAACTATCTCATTGCCGAGCGGGAGTTAGTGGTCAAGCCCTTTGATCAAACGGTACCCGTGCCCCCCTACGTCATGGGTTGCACGGTTCTGGGAAGCGGGGAAGTGGTGCCGGTTCTGGCTCCCGATAATTTTACGGTGCTGCTGAGGCCAAGGGCGGTACCGGCCTCGCCGATCATGGCAAGGCCCCAGCAGCGCACCATTCCCCAAGTGCTCATTGTCGATGACTCCATTACCGTGCGACGGCTCCTGGATCGTGTGCTGCGGCAGGCGGGCTACGATGTGGTGCAATGCCGCGATGGCAAGGAAGCCTTGGATTTCCTCCTTGGTCAAGGGGATCAAGTCTCCCTTGTGATCACAGATGTCGAGATGCCCCGCCTCGATGGCTATGGCTTGCTAGAGGCAATTCGTCTTTCGGCGCGTTTACGCCATTTACCCGTTGCAATATTAACCTCCCGGGGGGGGGGATACCCACCGCCAAAAAGCCTTTCAACTGGGTGCCAATGGCTACATTACCAAGCCCTTTCAACCCCAAGGGTTGCTGCAAACGGTAACCCAACTGCTCGCTGGTCGTGA
- a CDS encoding response regulator transcription factor — protein sequence MKQVLVVEDSRTEQTMIVSILEKLGHQAHVAETAEKAMEWLATHQPPDLIVLDIVMPGANGFELCREVRANSLLKTVPIIFCSSKDQDFDRFWALRQGGNAYITKPFEPQDLIETINEYLPPLPQ from the coding sequence ATGAAGCAGGTGCTAGTCGTTGAGGATTCCCGCACAGAGCAAACCATGATTGTCTCAATTTTAGAGAAATTGGGACACCAGGCCCATGTGGCGGAAACAGCGGAAAAAGCCATGGAATGGTTGGCTACGCATCAGCCACCGGATTTGATTGTGCTCGATATTGTGATGCCAGGAGCCAATGGCTTTGAACTCTGCCGCGAAGTACGGGCAAATTCCCTCCTCAAGACGGTGCCGATTATCTTCTGCTCCTCTAAGGATCAGGACTTTGATCGTTTTTGGGCGTTGCGTCAGGGGGGAAATGCCTACATCACGAAACCCTTTGAACCGCAAGATTTAATTGAAACCATTAACGAGTACTTACCTCCCTTGCCTCAATGA
- a CDS encoding tubulin-like doman-containing protein: MPAQVEEKSIVPTVIVGVGGTGIEVLSRVRRLVEETYGSLKQFPVISFLAIDTDRDYKVSNPLAAGSPLKDNEKHWASVSGKNVQQIIQNLDNYPWIASWFPKELERNITALEAGAGQIRACGRFAFFCNYHAIQQKFQAASDRVKGHESFMQSRYGLRVNNSSLNVFVTGSLSGGTGSGMLIDLGYCVRHWLKGQSSPLVTAIVPMPNAFAAISVGDRVLANGYATLMELSYFSDYRTEYLAQFSSSLADEVRYNCPPFDFTYLVGTKNGESEFKLDEIREMIAQNIFLDLTSDFAPHKRSIRDNIKAAWASQDAGGRGYPKNFMAFGLASIEIPIAQIRASLTYRLCQDFIHWWLNESVQLPPQLLEVTQSLLKPMNLLDMDLVLALAAAGDRPYMQEISRWVNDLRNQISRENLLECTQQGLGGVIGAERGKILQFVPWLTEQVDNYRAAHLRELSPDERLHGDFFQRMYDNRNQIIQQARQSLEEEFYRIVEDRNRGPKFAQAFLRQIRQIFLSQREKYDREIQNTWQPNITNRQRQYENALQDINHFSTLFGISKQATMEEFCQQALEGIEGSFNAIIQAKARVLAKEVMAKLEEWLQGMEARLAKLHQRLLSLRDGFKAMADSQADSADALRINGVKLYDRQELNGLYQDLVERYAGANTGVESTFTIGLNQLCTTTATTVLQEASPLWKETRAANEVMRLLDVAQLADAQESDLAEIIQETVRRTVQNAPEESRLVRDLTAGDRLLQFYRNDEAEILSVLRLAYQKSKPLLLLSQAVMSGRDAGFTPSVNTNIAIVGGENTADLAAKKLIPLLKNLVKPNGQSITSDDIKPLGERERHRIVFVQEMGGFSLRCIEGMPELRQSYQDWRGQMITAKRARLRGENRDLPIPVHLQKDPPFWDVFPENPRILNLVVTARALGVLKQAENRATREATIRYTRHTAIGLEDVDIAANWEEVTQVLEVLACRPDLEEIQHQVTTILKGAETPPQKQALYEHLLHYLKQREEELQKAGGRDSLEYKREAAILQEVIQTYQLAQRTSAPSPMPTPLPQPEPTPETTASASSSGLEQLQQLMAMYQQGLLSEAEFQAAKKKLLGL; the protein is encoded by the coding sequence ATGCCTGCCCAGGTGGAAGAAAAATCAATTGTGCCGACGGTCATTGTGGGAGTGGGTGGCACAGGCATCGAGGTGCTATCGCGGGTGCGGCGACTGGTGGAGGAAACCTACGGCAGCCTGAAACAGTTTCCTGTGATTAGCTTCCTTGCCATTGATACCGATCGCGACTACAAAGTAAGCAACCCCCTCGCCGCTGGCTCTCCCCTCAAGGACAACGAAAAGCACTGGGCCAGTGTCAGTGGCAAAAATGTGCAGCAAATCATTCAAAACCTCGACAACTACCCCTGGATTGCCTCTTGGTTTCCCAAGGAACTGGAGCGCAACATTACTGCCCTAGAGGCAGGGGCAGGTCAAATCCGTGCCTGTGGTCGTTTTGCCTTCTTTTGCAACTACCATGCGATTCAACAAAAGTTCCAAGCGGCCAGCGATCGCGTCAAAGGTCACGAAAGTTTTATGCAAAGCCGCTACGGCCTCAGGGTCAACAATAGTAGCCTCAATGTCTTTGTTACAGGTTCCCTCTCTGGGGGTACGGGTAGCGGGATGCTCATTGACCTCGGCTATTGTGTCCGTCACTGGCTGAAGGGGCAGTCGAGTCCCCTGGTGACCGCAATTGTCCCTATGCCCAATGCCTTTGCTGCCATTAGTGTGGGCGATCGCGTCCTTGCCAATGGCTATGCCACCCTCATGGAACTCAGTTACTTTTCCGACTACCGCACTGAGTACCTTGCCCAATTTAGCAGTAGCCTGGCTGATGAAGTGCGTTACAACTGCCCTCCCTTTGACTTTACCTACCTCGTGGGCACCAAAAATGGCGAGAGCGAATTCAAGCTCGATGAGATCCGCGAGATGATTGCTCAAAATATCTTTTTGGATCTCACCTCGGACTTTGCTCCCCACAAACGCTCTATTCGGGACAACATTAAGGCGGCTTGGGCGTCTCAGGATGCCGGCGGGCGTGGCTACCCCAAAAATTTCATGGCCTTTGGCCTCGCTAGTATTGAAATTCCCATTGCCCAAATTCGCGCCTCCTTGACCTATCGCCTCTGTCAAGACTTTATTCACTGGTGGCTGAATGAATCGGTGCAATTGCCGCCACAACTGTTGGAGGTGACCCAAAGCCTCCTGAAGCCCATGAACTTGCTGGATATGGATTTGGTGCTGGCCTTGGCGGCAGCCGGCGATCGCCCCTATATGCAGGAAATCTCCCGCTGGGTCAACGATCTGCGCAATCAAATTAGCCGTGAAAACCTCCTTGAATGTACCCAACAGGGGTTAGGGGGTGTGATTGGTGCGGAAAGAGGCAAAATTTTGCAATTTGTGCCCTGGCTAACTGAACAGGTGGACAATTACCGAGCCGCCCACTTGCGCGAACTAAGCCCCGATGAGCGCCTCCACGGTGACTTTTTCCAGCGCATGTACGACAACCGCAATCAAATCATCCAGCAGGCTCGCCAAAGTCTTGAGGAGGAATTCTATCGCATTGTCGAAGATCGCAACCGCGGGCCGAAGTTTGCCCAGGCCTTTCTGCGGCAAATTCGCCAGATTTTTCTTAGTCAAAGGGAAAAGTACGACCGCGAGATCCAGAACACTTGGCAGCCCAACATCACCAATCGTCAGCGGCAATACGAAAATGCCCTCCAGGACATTAACCACTTCAGTACCCTGTTTGGCATCTCCAAGCAAGCAACAATGGAGGAATTTTGCCAGCAGGCCCTAGAAGGAATTGAGGGGAGTTTCAATGCCATTATTCAAGCCAAAGCGCGGGTGCTTGCCAAGGAGGTGATGGCCAAACTGGAGGAGTGGCTACAAGGGATGGAGGCACGCCTTGCCAAGCTGCACCAGCGGCTCCTCAGCTTACGCGATGGCTTCAAGGCAATGGCCGACAGCCAAGCCGACAGTGCCGATGCCCTGCGCATTAACGGTGTGAAGCTCTATGATCGCCAAGAACTCAACGGCCTCTATCAAGACCTCGTCGAGCGCTATGCCGGTGCCAATACAGGGGTAGAGTCCACATTTACCATTGGCCTCAATCAACTCTGTACCACAACAGCGACAACGGTGTTGCAGGAGGCGAGTCCCCTGTGGAAGGAAACCCGCGCTGCCAATGAGGTGATGCGTCTATTGGATGTGGCGCAACTGGCGGATGCCCAAGAAAGTGACCTGGCTGAGATTATCCAGGAAACGGTACGGCGCACCGTGCAAAATGCTCCGGAAGAAAGCCGCCTTGTGCGGGATCTCACCGCCGGCGATCGCCTGTTGCAGTTCTATCGCAACGACGAAGCCGAAATCCTCAGTGTCCTGCGCCTCGCCTACCAAAAGTCTAAGCCCCTGCTACTCCTCTCCCAGGCGGTGATGAGTGGGCGCGATGCCGGCTTTACCCCCTCGGTAAATACGAATATTGCCATTGTGGGGGGTGAAAATACCGCCGATTTGGCTGCCAAAAAACTCATTCCCCTCCTCAAGAACCTCGTCAAACCCAATGGCCAGAGCATTACCAGTGATGACATTAAGCCCTTGGGGGAGCGCGAGCGGCACCGCATTGTTTTTGTCCAAGAGATGGGGGGCTTTTCATTGCGCTGTATTGAGGGCATGCCTGAACTGCGCCAGTCCTATCAAGATTGGCGCGGCCAAATGATTACCGCCAAGCGTGCCCGCCTGCGGGGAGAAAACCGCGACCTGCCGATTCCCGTACATTTGCAAAAGGATCCCCCCTTCTGGGATGTGTTTCCGGAAAACCCGCGAATTCTCAACCTCGTGGTCACTGCCCGCGCCCTCGGTGTCCTGAAACAGGCGGAAAATCGTGCCACCCGCGAAGCCACAATCCGCTACACCCGCCATACGGCTATTGGCCTTGAAGATGTGGACATTGCCGCCAACTGGGAGGAGGTGACTCAAGTCCTAGAGGTGCTGGCCTGTCGCCCCGACTTAGAGGAAATCCAGCACCAAGTCACCACCATCCTCAAAGGAGCGGAAACGCCCCCGCAAAAGCAAGCCCTCTACGAGCATTTACTTCATTACCTGAAGCAGCGCGAGGAGGAACTTCAGAAAGCGGGAGGACGCGACAGCCTTGAATACAAGCGGGAAGCGGCGATTCTGCAAGAGGTGATCCAAACCTATCAATTGGCTCAACGAACGTCAGCTCCTAGTCCGATGCCAACACCGCTGCCCCAACCCGAACCAACACCTGAAACCACTGCTTCAGCAAGTTCCTCGGGGTTAGAGCAACTGCAACAACTGATGGCCATGTATCAGCAGGGTCTGCTCTCAGAGGCGGAGTTCCAAGCTGCGAAGAAAAAACTGCTGGGGCTTTAG
- a CDS encoding methyl-accepting chemotaxis protein, whose protein sequence is MTSLANSTPPTSSLSDRYFNAILTQDIPTLRALLEEEPTDHLVQLTLATALEQAGDVAAAKDLYRAIAEADQGIFGQSARHALALLQTSPAPPPLPPLPSAPVAATPIPLGRGQIKQLRQGLHTLETWLVQLQQQEWHSPLPEFNDPQLAAIGQGIAVLVAQLQQQQDEIQALEAQRQGELQRQRQERMKMQEAVINLLLDIEGAQRGDLTVRAKVDAGEMGSIADAFNATVRSLRQIVVQVQAAANQVQTAAQITQGAIAGLVAGATQQAADIDRSVEAVETMAASVQAVAKSAQEAAAIAAEGLTAAQLGDTTMDTTVESMENIRLSVAETAKKMKRLAESSQEISKIINIISNISEKTNLLAFNASIEAARAGEHGQGFRVVADEVRRLAERVTDSARDIEQLVTGIQQETAEVLQEMEVSTAQVVKGTQLVSQTKATLQGLARLNQQIDSRLQMISERTALQTSTAADVMETMQGVAQMAQTTTSAAAAVVDAMDSLVAVAAELQASVSRFRVDP, encoded by the coding sequence ATGACCTCCCTTGCTAATTCCACCCCGCCGACCTCATCCCTGAGCGATCGCTACTTCAATGCCATCCTCACTCAGGATATCCCGACCCTGCGCGCCCTCCTTGAGGAAGAACCCACTGATCATTTGGTACAGTTGACCCTAGCCACTGCCCTTGAACAGGCGGGTGATGTTGCTGCCGCCAAAGACCTTTATCGGGCGATCGCCGAAGCAGATCAGGGAATTTTTGGTCAAAGTGCCCGCCATGCCTTGGCACTACTGCAGACAAGCCCTGCGCCTCCCCCGCTCCCCCCACTGCCCAGTGCCCCTGTTGCCGCTACCCCCATTCCCCTAGGACGGGGTCAAATCAAACAGTTGCGGCAGGGGCTGCACACCTTAGAAACATGGCTAGTGCAACTCCAGCAACAGGAGTGGCATAGCCCCTTGCCTGAGTTTAACGATCCTCAACTCGCCGCCATTGGCCAAGGCATTGCCGTCTTGGTCGCTCAGCTCCAGCAGCAGCAGGATGAGATTCAAGCCCTCGAAGCCCAACGTCAAGGGGAACTACAGCGGCAGCGCCAAGAACGGATGAAAATGCAGGAGGCAGTGATTAACCTATTGCTGGATATTGAAGGAGCCCAGCGGGGAGATCTCACCGTACGCGCCAAGGTGGATGCAGGGGAAATGGGTTCCATTGCCGATGCTTTCAATGCCACAGTGCGTAGTTTGCGTCAAATTGTCGTCCAAGTCCAAGCTGCCGCCAACCAAGTCCAAACCGCTGCCCAAATCACCCAGGGGGCGATCGCCGGATTGGTTGCCGGGGCAACCCAGCAAGCCGCCGACATTGATCGCAGTGTGGAAGCGGTCGAAACAATGGCCGCCTCAGTGCAAGCAGTAGCCAAGTCTGCCCAAGAAGCAGCAGCGATCGCCGCAGAGGGGTTGACGGCAGCACAATTGGGGGATACAACTATGGACACCACCGTGGAGAGTATGGAGAATATCCGCCTCAGCGTGGCCGAGACCGCCAAGAAAATGAAACGCCTCGCTGAATCCTCCCAAGAAATCTCCAAAATCATCAACATCATCTCCAACATCTCTGAGAAAACCAACCTTTTGGCCTTTAATGCTTCGATTGAAGCTGCCCGCGCTGGGGAGCACGGCCAAGGCTTCCGGGTGGTGGCCGATGAGGTGCGCCGCCTGGCCGAGCGAGTCACAGATTCAGCACGGGATATTGAGCAGCTAGTGACGGGGATTCAGCAGGAGACGGCTGAGGTGCTTCAGGAAATGGAAGTCAGTACGGCACAAGTGGTCAAGGGCACCCAGTTGGTGAGTCAAACCAAAGCAACATTACAGGGACTCGCTCGCCTCAACCAACAAATTGATTCACGACTGCAAATGATTTCTGAGCGCACCGCCTTGCAAACATCCACTGCGGCAGACGTGATGGAGACGATGCAGGGAGTTGCCCAGATGGCACAAACAACAACGTCAGCCGCTGCTGCTGTGGTCGATGCCATGGACAGTCTAGTCGCCGTTGCCGCAGAACTGCAGGCCTCGGTATCGCGGTTCCGTGTGGATCCTTAG